The following coding sequences lie in one Deltaproteobacteria bacterium genomic window:
- the moaC gene encoding cyclic pyranopterin monophosphate synthase MoaC: MKRPVRGRARPRRSSHFDERGAARMVDVGDKAVTSREAVARGRVSLSREAFDSIVSGTAKKGDVLGVARIAAIQAAKRTADWIPLCHPLALDALEVSFEPDASGPAISIEALVRTSARTGVEMEAMVAVSAAALTIYDMCKSIDRGISIGDVRLVRKSGGKSGLYERAGS; the protein is encoded by the coding sequence ATGAAGCGTCCCGTCCGCGGGCGCGCCCGACCGCGGCGCTCCAGCCACTTCGACGAGCGGGGTGCCGCGCGCATGGTCGACGTCGGCGACAAGGCGGTCACGTCTCGCGAGGCCGTCGCGCGCGGTCGAGTGAGCCTGTCGCGAGAGGCGTTCGACAGCATCGTCTCGGGCACCGCCAAGAAAGGGGATGTCCTGGGCGTGGCGAGGATCGCGGCGATCCAGGCCGCGAAGCGGACCGCGGACTGGATCCCGCTCTGCCATCCCCTGGCCCTCGACGCGCTAGAGGTCTCTTTCGAGCCGGATGCCTCCGGTCCGGCCATCTCGATCGAGGCGCTGGTCCGAACGAGCGCGCGAACCGGTGTCGAGATGGAGGCGATGGTCGCCGTCTCCGCGGCGGCGCTCACGATCTACGACATGTGCAAGTCGATCGACCGAGGCATCTCGATCGGAGACGTGCGCTTGGTGCGGAAGTCGGGCGGAAAGAGCGGGCTCTACGAGCGCGCAGGCTCCTAG
- a CDS encoding JAB domain-containing protein, with amino-acid sequence MSFDSRFEWPRERLDREGPESLALAELIALLVRTGARGSTSLRVADALLERFGSLEALARAGNAELRRVPGMGPAKIASLRAAFEIGARLARTPLLPGEKLQSPEQVAAHFGARMRRYRQEVFVVLLLDSRHRMIGEVEVSRGSLNQSLVHPREVFAPALRESAAAILVLHNHPSGDPQPSREDHEVTRRLVRAGEILGIRLVDHLVIANEAFTSFARIGQLLGSSD; translated from the coding sequence GTGAGCTTCGACTCGCGCTTCGAGTGGCCGCGCGAGCGCCTGGATCGCGAGGGGCCGGAGTCGCTCGCGCTCGCGGAGCTGATCGCGCTGCTCGTGCGCACCGGCGCGCGCGGGTCCACTTCGCTGCGGGTCGCGGATGCCCTGCTCGAGCGCTTCGGCTCGCTCGAGGCGCTGGCGCGCGCGGGCAACGCGGAGTTGCGACGGGTTCCGGGAATGGGCCCCGCGAAGATCGCCTCGCTGCGCGCGGCCTTCGAGATCGGCGCTCGGCTGGCGCGAACACCGCTCCTGCCCGGAGAGAAGCTGCAGTCTCCGGAGCAGGTCGCCGCGCACTTTGGTGCTCGAATGCGCCGCTATCGCCAGGAGGTCTTCGTCGTGCTTCTCCTGGACAGCCGGCACCGGATGATCGGCGAGGTGGAGGTCAGCCGCGGCAGCTTGAATCAGAGCCTGGTGCACCCGCGCGAGGTCTTCGCTCCGGCGCTGCGGGAGTCGGCGGCCGCGATCCTCGTCTTGCACAACCACCCGAGCGGGGATCCCCAGCCGAGTCGCGAGGACCACGAGGTGACGCGACGGCTCGTCCGCGCCGGCGAGATCCTGGGGATCCGGCTGGTCGACCACCTGGTGATCGCGAACGAGGCGTTCACGAGCTTCGCGCGGATCGGGCAACTCCTGGGCTCAAGTGACTGA
- a CDS encoding TIGR02266 family protein: MPMAPKGRPTQSDRRRSDRGDLKIRVDYSAVDAFFSEFTTNVNEGGMFIATETPAPLDSDVALEFRLPGLEGPVSVSGRVAWISDGKGEAPVGMGIEFRDLAPAARATINDLARSLRRQR; the protein is encoded by the coding sequence ATGCCGATGGCACCGAAGGGCAGACCGACCCAGAGCGACCGGCGAAGATCCGATCGAGGGGATCTGAAGATCCGCGTCGACTACTCAGCCGTGGACGCCTTCTTCAGCGAGTTCACGACGAACGTCAACGAGGGCGGAATGTTCATCGCGACCGAGACTCCCGCGCCGCTCGACTCGGACGTCGCGCTGGAGTTCCGGCTCCCGGGCCTCGAGGGACCGGTGAGCGTATCCGGTCGCGTCGCCTGGATCAGCGACGGAAAGGGCGAGGCGCCCGTAGGAATGGGAATCGAGTTTCGCGACCTCGCCCCGGCGGCACGCGCGACGATCAACGATCTCGCGCGAAGCCTCCGGCGCCAGCGCTAG
- a CDS encoding single-stranded DNA-binding protein: MAGVNKVIIVGNVGRDPELRTTQGGQNVSTFSVATNERFKDKSGEWQDRTEWHRVVAWGRLAEICGEYLKKGRQVYIEGRLQTRDWEDKDGHKRYTTEVIAQSMQMLGSPRGGGDEPSSRSGGDFEYSAPGGSGGGGDDEIPF, encoded by the coding sequence ATGGCTGGCGTCAACAAGGTGATCATCGTCGGAAACGTGGGGCGCGATCCGGAGCTGCGCACGACCCAGGGCGGCCAGAACGTCTCTACGTTCTCGGTCGCAACCAACGAGCGGTTCAAGGACAAGAGCGGCGAGTGGCAGGACCGCACCGAGTGGCACCGCGTGGTCGCGTGGGGACGACTCGCGGAGATCTGCGGCGAATACCTGAAGAAGGGCCGGCAGGTCTACATCGAGGGCCGCCTGCAGACGCGCGACTGGGAAGACAAGGATGGGCACAAGCGGTACACGACCGAGGTGATCGCGCAGAGCATGCAGATGCTCGGTTCACCGCGTGGCGGCGGCGACGAACCGTCGTCGCGATCCGGCGGGGATTTCGAGTACAGCGCGCCCGGGGGTTCCGGCGGCGGTGGAGACGACGAGATCCCGTTCTAG
- a CDS encoding DNA translocase FtsK: MKRPAAKRSARTEPRLPGRLEAEAVAVTLAALALFTEAALLSYDPADPLIASGARVSNWCGPVGALVAGALAGTLGLAAHVLPFAAGVVAIRYLRGLPFRPRWIPLAGWSLSLLSLAAGFEVLHRAFPETIPVGAGGFLGAGVVGPLSRALYLAGSSFVLLITGALGLLAATGVSLRDATQGARQLARAATRELGQLVRVNGARLRRRLAERAEARAAERDEPEPEEAEARKAPRPALRLTPKQKAKAGEPEVVEHRVAAPAPLRQEALPFADGRGEGPYKLPDLDLLARGPDQSPNLDRDALIRNSQILEKKLADFSVLGRVVKVHPGPVITMYEFEPAPGVKVSRIVNLSDDLALALRAISVRIVAPIPGKNVVGIEVPNVERDVVVIRDVIAHPCFQETDSRIPIALGKDIFGNPVTADLAATPHLLVAGATGTGKSVFLNALLCSILMRSTPEEVKLLLVDPKMLEFSLYQGVPHLIADVVTNPKRAAAALLGIVNKMEERYQLMAKRGVRNIDQYNKAIAKDLATNRPKADDEIVPKKLPYIVVVIDELADLMIVAARDVEESLMRLAQMARAAGIHLVLATQRPSVDVLTGIIKANFPSRISFQVSSRTDSRTVLDANGAERLLGMGDLLYVPPGSSKLERIHGPYISEKEVEAVTLWVRQQGSPEFDPTLIRLSQESEKTEERGGELDELFDQAVDVVARNRIASISFVQRKLKIGYNRSARILEQMEADGIVGPQEGTKPREIFVRPPDD; the protein is encoded by the coding sequence GTGAAGCGACCCGCGGCAAAACGCTCGGCCAGAACGGAGCCCCGGCTTCCCGGACGGCTCGAGGCCGAGGCCGTCGCGGTCACGCTCGCTGCTCTCGCCCTCTTCACGGAGGCGGCGCTGCTCTCCTACGATCCCGCCGATCCGCTGATCGCGAGCGGCGCGCGGGTCTCGAACTGGTGCGGCCCGGTCGGTGCCCTCGTCGCGGGAGCTCTCGCGGGAACTCTGGGCCTGGCGGCCCACGTGCTGCCGTTCGCCGCCGGCGTGGTCGCGATTCGCTACCTGCGAGGGCTTCCGTTTCGGCCGCGCTGGATTCCCTTGGCCGGTTGGTCGCTGAGCCTGCTCAGCCTCGCGGCGGGATTCGAGGTGCTGCACCGCGCGTTTCCGGAGACGATCCCCGTCGGCGCGGGCGGATTCCTGGGCGCTGGCGTCGTCGGGCCGCTGTCGCGGGCCCTCTACCTGGCCGGGTCTTCGTTCGTCCTGTTGATCACGGGCGCGCTCGGTCTGCTCGCAGCCACGGGGGTCTCGCTGCGAGATGCGACCCAGGGAGCGCGGCAGCTCGCGCGCGCGGCGACGCGCGAGCTCGGTCAGCTCGTGCGCGTGAACGGCGCGCGACTCCGACGGCGTCTCGCCGAGCGCGCGGAGGCCAGAGCTGCAGAGCGCGACGAGCCCGAGCCCGAGGAGGCGGAGGCGCGCAAGGCTCCCAGACCCGCGCTCCGTCTCACACCGAAGCAAAAGGCGAAGGCCGGCGAGCCGGAGGTCGTCGAGCATCGCGTCGCCGCCCCCGCGCCACTGCGTCAGGAGGCATTGCCCTTCGCCGACGGACGCGGCGAGGGGCCCTACAAGCTTCCGGACCTGGATCTGCTCGCGCGCGGTCCGGACCAGAGCCCGAATCTCGATCGCGACGCGCTGATCCGGAATTCGCAGATCCTCGAGAAGAAGCTCGCCGACTTCTCGGTGCTCGGGCGGGTGGTGAAGGTGCACCCCGGCCCGGTGATCACGATGTACGAGTTCGAGCCTGCGCCGGGTGTGAAGGTCTCGCGCATCGTCAATCTCTCGGACGATCTCGCGCTGGCGCTGCGCGCGATCTCCGTGCGCATCGTCGCGCCGATCCCGGGCAAGAACGTGGTCGGAATCGAGGTGCCGAACGTCGAGCGCGACGTGGTGGTGATCCGCGACGTGATCGCGCATCCGTGCTTCCAGGAGACCGACTCGCGAATTCCGATCGCGCTCGGCAAGGACATCTTCGGCAATCCCGTGACGGCCGACCTCGCCGCGACACCGCACCTGCTCGTCGCTGGCGCCACGGGAACCGGCAAGTCGGTATTCCTGAACGCGTTGCTCTGCAGCATCCTCATGCGTTCGACGCCGGAAGAGGTGAAGCTTCTGCTCGTCGATCCGAAGATGCTCGAGTTCTCGCTCTATCAGGGCGTTCCGCATCTGATCGCCGACGTCGTCACGAATCCGAAGCGGGCCGCTGCGGCTCTGCTCGGCATCGTGAACAAGATGGAAGAGCGCTACCAGCTGATGGCGAAGCGCGGCGTCCGGAACATCGATCAGTACAACAAGGCGATCGCCAAGGATCTCGCGACGAATCGACCGAAGGCCGACGACGAGATCGTCCCGAAGAAGCTTCCCTACATCGTCGTCGTGATCGACGAGCTCGCCGATCTGATGATCGTCGCGGCGCGCGACGTCGAGGAGTCGCTGATGCGGCTGGCGCAGATGGCGCGAGCTGCCGGGATCCACCTCGTGCTCGCGACGCAGCGTCCGAGCGTCGACGTCCTGACGGGCATCATCAAGGCGAACTTCCCGTCGCGCATCTCGTTCCAGGTGAGCTCGCGCACGGATTCGCGCACGGTTCTGGACGCAAATGGTGCGGAGCGCCTTCTGGGCATGGGCGACCTGCTCTACGTGCCGCCCGGAAGCTCAAAGCTCGAACGCATCCATGGGCCGTACATCTCCGAGAAGGAGGTCGAAGCGGTCACCCTCTGGGTACGCCAGCAGGGTTCGCCAGAATTCGACCCGACGCTGATTCGTCTGAGCCAGGAGAGCGAGAAGACCGAGGAGCGCGGAGGAGAGCTCGACGAGCTCTTCGATCAGGCCGTGGACGTGGTCGCTCGCAATCGCATCGCGTCGATCTCGTTCGTCCAACGCAAGCTGAAGATCGGATACAACCGGTCGGCGCGGATTCTGGAGCAGATGGAAGCCGACGGGATCGTCGGACCTCAAGAGGGAACCAAGCCCCGTGAAATCTTCGTCCGTCCGCCCGACGACTAG
- a CDS encoding outer membrane lipoprotein carrier protein LolA yields the protein MKSSSVRPTTSACALLACLALALVAAEADDEAGRTLDAVQKRYDGVRDLRASFEQTSFSAALGTETTSRGAVTVERPGRMRWEYAAPDGRVIVLDKDSIRIWNPDEKQLQIAALSEGNVSPTALGFLLGQSVLRETFDAELISEPARAERGLRLRPRSDGGFESLELWVDPKTLQLRESVVLDLFGNRTRLRLGQMRENAGVEAREFEFPVPAGAEVIDLRARGR from the coding sequence GTGAAATCTTCGTCCGTCCGCCCGACGACTAGCGCATGCGCCCTGCTGGCGTGTCTGGCGCTCGCGCTCGTCGCTGCAGAGGCGGACGACGAGGCCGGCCGAACGCTCGATGCCGTTCAGAAGCGCTATGACGGCGTCCGCGACCTGCGCGCGAGTTTCGAACAGACGAGCTTCAGCGCGGCGCTTGGCACGGAGACCACGTCCAGGGGTGCGGTGACCGTCGAGAGGCCGGGGCGGATGCGCTGGGAGTACGCCGCGCCCGACGGGCGCGTGATCGTGCTCGACAAGGACTCGATCCGGATCTGGAATCCCGACGAGAAGCAGCTTCAGATTGCGGCGCTCTCCGAGGGAAACGTCTCACCGACAGCGCTCGGCTTCCTGCTCGGCCAGTCCGTTCTGCGAGAAACGTTCGATGCGGAGCTGATCTCCGAGCCCGCGCGTGCGGAGCGCGGCCTGCGCCTGCGACCGCGAAGCGACGGCGGCTTCGAGTCGCTCGAGCTCTGGGTCGATCCGAAGACGCTCCAGCTGCGGGAGTCGGTGGTCCTCGATCTGTTCGGCAATCGGACTCGCCTCCGCCTCGGGCAGATGCGCGAGAACGCGGGCGTCGAGGCGCGCGAGTTCGAATTCCCCGTCCCTGCGGGTGCGGAGGTCATCGATCTGCGAGCGAGGGGTCGATGA
- the arc gene encoding proteasome ATPase, whose protein sequence is MSDTGSGSGSGRRGFVRDVMKRISVSRGADDERESRVPDEMDEIEKVRDSLRFLGPESADLARRVEHLLMEYELLRQRIDRQRQQVFDSERQNEKLVGALQDAKQQIDLLKQEVDKLCSPPNTYGIFERSNKDGTCEINVDGKMMRVNSHPSIHVEELMEGQLVVLNEAFNIVDATTFDPRGEVMTVSDVLDDGRVIVLGHADEERVVSLAQPMRREKLKAGDNLLVNPRTGFGVERLPKSTVDQVMLEEVPDVTYEDIGGLGDQIEVLRDAIELPYLHADRFKRYNLSPPKGILLYGPPGCGKTMIGKAVANSLALRIQEMRGGEAKSYFLNVKGPELLNKYVGETEHKIREVFKNAREKAEEDVPVVIFFDEMDSLFRMRGSGISSDMEATVVAQFLSEIDGIESLRNVIVIGASNRQDLIDPAVLRPGRLDLKVKVHRPEKAGALQIFTKYLTTDLPFSQDATRKYGPEPKEIVRGILSETVESMYAENEENKFLEVTYAKGEREIFYFKDFSSGAMLKNIVDRAKKKAVKRAITSDDEGVRLSDMLESVREEFKENEDLPNTTNPDDWARISGRKGERIINVRTLITGMSRTEHQIENVGGSGQYL, encoded by the coding sequence ATGAGCGACACGGGTTCGGGTTCGGGTTCCGGGAGGAGAGGGTTCGTCCGAGACGTGATGAAACGCATCTCCGTGTCTCGCGGAGCTGATGACGAACGGGAGAGCCGCGTGCCTGACGAGATGGACGAGATCGAGAAGGTTCGAGACTCACTGCGCTTCCTGGGGCCCGAGTCGGCCGATCTTGCGCGGCGGGTCGAACACCTGCTGATGGAATACGAGCTGCTGCGACAGCGCATCGACCGGCAGCGGCAGCAGGTCTTCGACTCGGAGCGCCAGAACGAGAAGCTCGTCGGCGCGCTGCAGGACGCGAAGCAGCAGATCGACCTGCTGAAGCAGGAAGTCGACAAGCTCTGCTCGCCACCCAACACCTACGGGATATTCGAGCGCAGCAACAAGGACGGAACCTGCGAGATCAACGTCGACGGCAAGATGATGCGGGTGAACTCGCACCCGAGCATCCACGTCGAGGAGCTGATGGAAGGCCAGCTGGTCGTGTTGAACGAGGCGTTCAACATCGTCGACGCGACCACCTTCGATCCGCGCGGCGAGGTGATGACCGTTTCCGACGTGCTCGACGACGGCCGGGTGATCGTCCTCGGTCATGCCGACGAGGAGCGGGTGGTGAGCCTCGCGCAGCCGATGCGGCGCGAGAAGCTCAAGGCCGGCGACAACCTGCTCGTGAATCCGCGCACCGGGTTCGGCGTCGAGCGCCTGCCGAAGTCGACCGTCGACCAGGTCATGCTCGAGGAGGTCCCCGACGTCACGTACGAGGACATCGGAGGTCTCGGCGACCAGATCGAGGTCCTGCGCGACGCGATCGAGCTGCCGTATCTGCACGCGGACCGGTTCAAGCGCTACAACCTGTCGCCGCCGAAGGGCATTCTGCTCTACGGACCTCCGGGCTGCGGCAAGACCATGATCGGCAAGGCGGTGGCGAACAGCCTCGCGCTACGCATCCAGGAGATGCGCGGCGGCGAAGCGAAGAGCTACTTCCTGAACGTGAAGGGGCCGGAGCTCCTGAACAAGTACGTCGGCGAGACCGAGCACAAGATCCGCGAGGTGTTCAAGAACGCGCGCGAGAAGGCGGAGGAGGACGTCCCGGTCGTCATCTTCTTCGACGAGATGGACTCGCTGTTCCGGATGCGCGGTTCCGGGATCTCCTCCGACATGGAGGCGACCGTCGTCGCGCAGTTCCTCTCGGAGATCGACGGCATCGAGTCGCTGCGGAACGTGATCGTGATCGGCGCGAGCAACCGGCAGGATCTGATCGATCCGGCCGTGCTTCGCCCGGGCCGTCTCGATCTGAAGGTCAAGGTGCACCGGCCGGAGAAGGCGGGGGCGCTGCAGATCTTCACCAAGTACCTGACGACGGATCTCCCGTTCAGCCAGGACGCGACGCGGAAGTACGGGCCCGAACCGAAGGAAATCGTGCGCGGCATCCTCTCGGAGACGGTCGAATCGATGTATGCGGAGAACGAGGAGAACAAGTTCCTCGAGGTCACGTACGCGAAGGGCGAGCGGGAGATCTTCTACTTCAAGGACTTCTCGAGCGGCGCGATGCTGAAGAACATCGTCGACCGGGCCAAGAAGAAGGCGGTGAAGCGCGCGATCACCTCGGACGACGAGGGCGTGCGTCTCTCGGACATGCTCGAGTCCGTGCGCGAGGAGTTCAAGGAGAACGAGGATCTCCCGAACACCACCAACCCCGACGACTGGGCGCGGATCTCCGGCCGGAAGGGCGAGCGCATCATCAACGTCCGCACGCTCATCACCGGCATGAGTCGCACGGAGCACCAGATCGAGAACGTCGGCGGCTCGGGGCAGTATCTCTGA
- a CDS encoding proteasome accessory factor PafA2: MPLPCVFGSEIEYGITVQGDPDFDPISSCVLLVNAYQDIEDARILWDYEQENPLADARGFHVEGEKYTPNQQENIARNKTLRNGARFYVDHAHPEYSTPEVTNVRDLIAFERAGERTMEAARRAATALLPSGQTVLIHKNNSDRKGNSYGNHENYLIERRTPFREIVEHMTPFLVTRNIFCGAGKAGSENRAQPCDYQISQRADFFETEVALDTMVKRPIINTRDEPHADREKYRRFHVIIGDSNLCEVSTYLRMGTTAVVLALVEDGAIPRSLAVSDPVKVVKEISHDLACKRSYAMERGGRLTAIEIQKEYLEYALRYFSSRSLDPIVKDVLVRWERVLSKLAEDPLQLDREVDWVIKHKLITSYMKRHGVDWHHPQVHMLDLQYHDIRPDKGLYHVLERRGEVDRIVDSDAIERAVRTPPSDTRAYFRGECIRRYPDEVFGVNWDSISFNVGDEPIKRILMNEPLKGTRAHVGELLDSSPTARVLVQNLTTA, from the coding sequence ATGCCACTTCCGTGTGTATTCGGCAGCGAGATCGAATACGGGATCACCGTCCAGGGAGACCCGGACTTCGATCCGATCTCGAGCTGCGTCCTGCTGGTCAACGCGTACCAGGACATCGAGGACGCGCGAATACTCTGGGACTACGAGCAGGAGAACCCGCTGGCCGACGCTCGCGGCTTCCACGTCGAGGGCGAGAAGTACACGCCCAACCAGCAGGAGAACATCGCGCGCAACAAGACGCTCCGGAACGGCGCGCGCTTCTACGTGGACCACGCGCACCCGGAGTACTCGACGCCAGAGGTCACGAACGTCCGCGATCTGATCGCGTTCGAACGCGCCGGCGAGCGCACGATGGAGGCGGCGAGGCGCGCCGCCACGGCTCTTCTGCCCAGCGGACAGACGGTCCTGATCCACAAGAACAACAGCGACCGCAAGGGCAACTCCTACGGGAATCACGAAAACTACCTGATCGAGCGCCGGACGCCGTTTCGCGAGATCGTCGAGCACATGACGCCGTTCCTGGTCACGCGCAACATCTTCTGTGGCGCGGGCAAGGCCGGCAGCGAGAACCGCGCGCAGCCGTGCGACTACCAGATCAGCCAGCGGGCCGACTTCTTCGAGACCGAGGTCGCGCTCGACACGATGGTGAAGCGGCCGATCATCAACACACGCGACGAGCCCCATGCGGATCGCGAGAAGTACCGACGCTTCCACGTGATCATCGGCGACTCGAATCTCTGCGAGGTCTCCACGTATCTGCGGATGGGCACGACTGCGGTCGTGCTCGCCCTCGTCGAGGACGGGGCGATTCCGAGGAGTCTCGCGGTCAGCGATCCGGTCAAGGTCGTGAAGGAGATCTCCCACGACCTCGCGTGCAAACGAAGCTACGCCATGGAGCGCGGCGGACGCCTGACCGCGATCGAGATCCAGAAGGAATACCTGGAGTACGCGCTGCGCTACTTCTCGTCCCGCAGCCTCGACCCGATCGTGAAGGACGTCCTGGTCAGGTGGGAGCGCGTGCTGTCGAAGCTCGCAGAGGATCCGCTACAGCTCGACCGAGAGGTCGACTGGGTGATCAAGCACAAGCTGATCACGAGCTACATGAAGCGGCACGGTGTGGACTGGCACCATCCGCAGGTCCACATGCTCGATCTGCAGTACCACGACATCCGCCCCGACAAGGGCCTCTACCACGTGCTCGAGCGACGCGGCGAGGTCGACCGGATCGTCGATTCCGATGCGATCGAGCGCGCCGTGCGGACTCCTCCGAGCGACACTCGCGCCTACTTCCGCGGCGAGTGCATCCGACGCTATCCTGATGAAGTGTTCGGCGTGAACTGGGATTCGATCTCGTTCAACGTCGGCGACGAGCCGATCAAGCGCATCCTCATGAACGAACCGCTGAAGGGCACGCGGGCGCACGTGGGCGAGCTGCTCGACTCGAGTCCGACGGCCCGAGTTCTGGTTCAGAACCTCACGACCGCGTGA
- a CDS encoding ubiquitin-like protein Pup, with protein sequence MKIVRPKTEPATGIWGAAGDQTQKQKSGGGDSSGSSSSDAGGQKKLAKKGEDLKEEMDNLIDEIDEVLEANAEEFVKNYVQRGGE encoded by the coding sequence ATGAAGATCGTACGACCCAAGACCGAGCCGGCCACCGGCATCTGGGGCGCCGCGGGCGACCAGACGCAGAAGCAGAAGTCCGGTGGCGGCGACTCGAGCGGCTCTTCCTCCTCCGACGCCGGCGGGCAGAAGAAGCTCGCCAAGAAGGGCGAAGACCTGAAGGAAGAGATGGACAACCTGATCGACGAGATCGACGAGGTCCTCGAGGCGAATGCCGAGGAGTTCGTGAAGAACTACGTCCAGCGCGGCGGCGAGTAG
- the prcB gene encoding proteasome subunit beta has protein sequence MFKGQTYAGDSFYEFLRVDHPGLLPDWTRMDWTQVSLLHGTTVLAIVCKEGALMAGDRLATEGHQVGTRDLEKVFRIDESSLMAIAGAAGPAIEMVRMFQLELEHFEKLDGQPLTFEGKANRLSFLLRQNLPAAMQGLVVMPIFAGFDHDKGRGRIYKFDITGGRFREADYYSTGSGGKDARSSLKRIVRHEDLSREEAIRAAIEALLDAADEDRATGGIDVARGIFPTVKLATRSGVEDVKDEELKRIHEAIAAERRAA, from the coding sequence GTGTTCAAAGGCCAGACGTACGCCGGTGACAGCTTCTACGAGTTCCTCCGCGTCGACCACCCGGGGCTGCTTCCCGACTGGACGCGAATGGATTGGACGCAGGTCTCGCTGCTCCACGGAACCACCGTGCTCGCGATCGTCTGCAAGGAAGGCGCTCTGATGGCGGGCGACCGGCTCGCCACCGAAGGCCACCAGGTCGGCACGCGGGATCTCGAGAAGGTGTTCCGCATCGACGAATCGAGCCTGATGGCGATCGCCGGCGCCGCGGGCCCGGCGATCGAGATGGTCCGGATGTTCCAGCTCGAGCTCGAGCACTTCGAGAAGCTCGACGGTCAGCCGCTGACCTTCGAGGGCAAGGCGAACCGGCTCTCGTTCCTGCTGCGCCAGAATCTGCCCGCTGCGATGCAGGGCTTGGTCGTGATGCCGATCTTCGCGGGCTTCGATCACGACAAGGGTCGCGGCCGCATCTACAAGTTCGACATCACCGGCGGTCGCTTCCGCGAGGCCGACTACTACTCCACCGGATCGGGCGGCAAGGACGCGAGGAGCTCGTTGAAGCGGATCGTGCGCCACGAAGACCTCTCCCGCGAGGAGGCGATTCGCGCCGCGATCGAGGCTCTGCTCGATGCCGCCGACGAGGATCGCGCCACGGGCGGCATCGATGTGGCGCGCGGCATCTTCCCGACCGTGAAGCTCGCGACGCGCTCCGGTGTCGAGGACGTCAAGGACGAGGAGCTGAAGCGCATCCACGAGGCGATCGCGGCCGAGAGGAGAGCCGCCTGA
- the prcA gene encoding proteasome subunit alpha → MSTPFYVSPEQWYQDKAEYARKGIARGRPIVALEYETGIVMMAENRSATLRKISEIYDRIAFGGVGKLDEYETLRKSGVRYADMRGYSFSREDVAGKSLANEYSNVLGSVFTREMKPLEVEILVVEIKENGSALYQIRYDGSMSDMTHFATIGGDGDKLGDLIRAGWKPGMPLKDAAKLARRALAGSGNSGSVEDLDEKSLEIAILDRTRTGRTFRRIAGEEARALLRD, encoded by the coding sequence ATGAGCACACCCTTCTACGTCTCTCCCGAGCAGTGGTACCAGGACAAGGCCGAGTACGCGCGCAAGGGAATCGCGCGCGGGCGGCCGATCGTCGCGCTCGAGTACGAGACCGGCATCGTGATGATGGCCGAGAACCGCAGCGCCACGCTGCGCAAGATCTCGGAGATCTACGACCGCATCGCGTTCGGCGGGGTCGGAAAGCTCGACGAGTACGAGACGCTGCGGAAGTCCGGCGTGCGCTACGCCGACATGCGCGGCTACTCGTTCTCGCGCGAGGACGTGGCCGGCAAGAGCCTGGCGAACGAGTACTCCAACGTCCTCGGCTCGGTCTTCACGCGCGAGATGAAGCCGCTCGAGGTGGAGATCCTCGTGGTCGAGATCAAGGAGAACGGGAGCGCCCTCTATCAGATCCGTTACGACGGAAGCATGAGCGACATGACCCACTTCGCGACGATCGGCGGGGACGGCGACAAGCTCGGCGACCTGATTCGCGCCGGCTGGAAGCCGGGGATGCCGCTCAAGGACGCCGCGAAGCTGGCTCGTCGCGCGCTCGCCGGCTCAGGGAACTCGGGATCGGTCGAAGACCTCGACGAGAAGAGCCTCGAGATCGCGATACTCGACCGGACGCGCACGGGACGTACCTTCAGGCGGATCGCGGGCGAGGAGGCCAGGGCTCTCCTCCGGGATTGA